The sequence below is a genomic window from Leishmania braziliensis MHOM/BR/75/M2904 complete genome, chromosome 4.
CGCCTGATCCTCCTTGCGCGGGAAGCCGTCGATGACGTAGCCAACCGAACTAGGGTGGTCGGCGATGGCCTGTCTAAGGAGCTCTACCGTGATTTCGCTCGGCACGATGTTGCCAGAGTGGATGATCTCACCGATCTTCTTGGCCACATCACTCGTGCCAGAGCGTGCCGCCTCGCGCAGGAGCTCACCGGCGCTAAAGTGGGTGTAGCCAAAGTTCTCCACGAGACGTGCACAGTTCGTGCCTTTGCCAGAGCCGGGTCCACCAAGGATGAAGAACACCTTCAGGGGTGCCGTACCGCTCTGCTGTGGAGCCGCGCCAGACATGATGCATGCAATTCACGTATGAGAGGGATCGTGTTGGAGTATATACTGAGGTGTACGAGAGTGCGGggtgcggaggggggggggggagatggAAGGTAATGGAGAAGATGTTCTCGGCGATACTATACGGCGAAGCGAGGCTGC
It includes:
- a CDS encoding putative adenylate kinase; the encoded protein is MSGAAPQQSGTAPLKVFFILGGPGSGKGTNCARLVENFGYTHFSAGELLREAARSGTSDVAKKIGEIIHSGNIVPSEITVELLRQAIADHPSSVGYVIDGFPRKEDQARMFEESIAKATGIVYYDCSEATMEDRLLLRSANAGEKRDDDDVETIRHRFRVNVQECMPVVEAYKANGRCHVIDANRDRNTVYADTEKVFLAMGEKPLKA